A genomic region of bacterium contains the following coding sequences:
- a CDS encoding divalent metal cation transporter, which translates to MKMERIGTRHDGHHRRTWRQFFKVMGPGIVSGAADNDPAGVVTYIQIGATTGTGLLWLMFLSTPILYYLEEMATRLGCVHKRGIARILRSTYGARIAAAVVGPVVLANIITVGADLSGTGAALQLLTGIAWEWWIIPLAALMAYSLIFASYRVISRFLLLLTPLFILYIITGFIVRPHWDAVLRATFIPPVQFTPTYLTAALGLLGATLTPYIFFWQTTEEVEAHAKVEDMADQNVDVAAGMFYSNLVDYFIILVAAIVFFGKGVEIQTVSDAAKSLRPLAGAGAGLLFSLGIIVSGIMSIPVMTASAAYGLAELFGWAEGLDKKIWQARGFYVLLAGATAVGAAIALLRISPVTLMYWSQVITGFLLPPLFVVLLLLSNNPRVLRHHTNRTMSNLVGWGTVILTSVLAVLTLGQLIRGH; encoded by the coding sequence ATGAAGATGGAGCGCATCGGGACGCGTCACGACGGCCATCACCGGCGCACGTGGCGGCAGTTCTTCAAGGTCATGGGTCCGGGGATCGTGTCGGGGGCCGCGGACAACGACCCCGCGGGCGTCGTGACCTACATTCAAATAGGCGCCACGACGGGGACGGGGCTCCTGTGGCTCATGTTCCTGTCCACCCCGATCCTCTATTACCTCGAGGAGATGGCGACCCGGCTCGGGTGCGTCCACAAGCGCGGCATCGCGCGAATCTTGAGGAGCACCTACGGAGCCAGAATCGCGGCGGCGGTGGTCGGCCCGGTCGTGCTCGCGAATATCATCACGGTCGGCGCGGATCTCTCAGGCACCGGGGCCGCCCTTCAGCTGCTCACGGGGATCGCGTGGGAGTGGTGGATTATCCCGCTGGCCGCCCTGATGGCATACTCGCTCATCTTCGCGAGCTACCGGGTGATCAGCCGGTTTCTGCTGCTGCTGACGCCACTGTTCATCTTGTACATCATTACGGGCTTCATCGTCCGGCCGCACTGGGACGCGGTCCTGCGCGCGACGTTCATCCCACCGGTCCAGTTCACGCCGACGTACCTCACGGCGGCGCTCGGACTGCTCGGCGCCACCCTGACGCCGTACATCTTTTTCTGGCAGACGACCGAGGAGGTCGAGGCCCACGCCAAGGTCGAGGATATGGCCGACCAGAACGTCGACGTCGCCGCCGGCATGTTCTACTCGAACTTGGTGGACTACTTCATCATCCTGGTCGCGGCCATCGTATTCTTCGGCAAGGGCGTTGAGATCCAAACGGTGAGCGACGCGGCAAAATCGCTCCGGCCGCTTGCCGGCGCAGGCGCCGGGCTGCTGTTCTCACTCGGCATCATTGTCAGTGGAATCATGTCCATTCCGGTGATGACGGCGTCCGCCGCGTACGGACTGGCTGAGCTGTTCGGCTGGGCGGAGGGGCTGGACAAGAAGATCTGGCAGGCCCGGGGGTTCTACGTCCTTCTCGCCGGGGCCACCGCCGTCGGGGCAGCGATCGCGCTCCTGCGGATCTCCCCGGTCACGCTGATGTACTGGTCGCAGGTCATCACCGGATTCCTCCTGCCGCCGCTCTTCGTCGTGCTCTTGCTCCTGAGCAACAATCCCCGCGTCCTCCGTCACCACACGAACCGGACCATGTCGAACTTGGTCGGCTGGGGGACGGTGATCCTGACGTCGGTGCTGGCCGTCCTGACGCTCGGGCAGCTCATCAGAGGCCACTGA